The following proteins are co-located in the Candidatus Deferrimicrobiaceae bacterium genome:
- a CDS encoding Sir2 family NAD-dependent protein deacetylase, with amino-acid sequence MELGKAVACAAAAIREAEVLIVAAGAGMGVDSGLPDFRGPQGFWKAYPMYERLGMRFEQAANPSHFTDDPAFGWGFYGHRLELYRKTVPHDGFRILRDWVVRFGLDAFVVTSNVDGQFQKAGFDADAILEVHGSIHHLQCMTPCCDAIWTNAESVAVDPATMRARSIPRCPHCGGVARPNILMFGDWSWVDGRTRKQEERFDRFLGEAAGRKTVVVEMGAGTDIATIRCMTERLGRSPGITAVRINPREPGISPPHLPIAQEALKALSAIDALLPAQGSR; translated from the coding sequence TTGGAGCTCGGGAAGGCGGTTGCCTGCGCGGCCGCAGCGATCCGGGAAGCAGAGGTGCTCATCGTCGCCGCCGGGGCGGGGATGGGGGTCGATTCGGGGCTGCCCGACTTCCGGGGGCCGCAGGGATTCTGGAAGGCCTACCCGATGTACGAGCGGCTGGGGATGCGATTCGAGCAGGCGGCCAATCCATCCCATTTCACCGACGATCCGGCGTTCGGGTGGGGATTCTACGGGCATCGGCTCGAACTCTACCGCAAGACGGTGCCGCACGACGGGTTCCGCATCCTGCGCGACTGGGTCGTCCGCTTCGGGCTCGACGCCTTCGTGGTCACCTCGAACGTCGACGGGCAGTTCCAGAAGGCGGGTTTCGACGCGGACGCCATCCTCGAAGTGCACGGGTCCATCCACCATCTCCAATGCATGACGCCCTGCTGCGACGCGATCTGGACCAACGCGGAATCCGTGGCGGTCGATCCCGCCACGATGCGTGCACGATCGATTCCCCGCTGCCCGCACTGCGGCGGCGTGGCGCGTCCCAACATCCTCATGTTCGGCGACTGGTCCTGGGTCGACGGACGGACGCGCAAGCAGGAGGAGCGATTCGACCGTTTTCTGGGAGAGGCGGCGGGCCGGAAGACCGTCGTGGTCGAGATGGGCGCGGGGACGGACATCGCCACGATCCGGTGCATGACCGAGCGGCTTGGCCGCTCGCCCGGAATCACCGCGGTGCGGATCAACCCGCGGGAGCCCGGGATCTCCCCACCGCACCTGCCGATCGCGCAGGAGGCGCTCAAGGCGCTCTCGGCGATCGATGCGCTGCTTCCTGCCCAGGGATCGCGTTGA
- the rpsA gene encoding 30S ribosomal protein S1, which produces MSELEDTKVNEVEEEEDFAAMLEGSYVAPTKLRPGQKIDATIVSIAPDWIFLDLGRKGEGVIDRKELLDADGNITVKVGDPLSAYFLSSSNSELRFTLKVVGGGGNAQIEEAFRSGIPVEGFVVKEIKGGFEVKLAGGTRAFCPFSQMGLPRIKEEGEYPGKKLSFKVTQYGERGRNIVVSRRVLLEAERQLRQEGLKDTLKEGTTVKGTITSLRDFGAFVNIGDIEGLIPISEIGWARVADVRDVLTVGQEVEVVITQLDWVKERFTFSLKAALPDPWDTSVQKFPPGSVHTGKVARLTAFGAFVALGDGIDGLIHISRLGGGKRIKHPNEVVKEGQVVEVKVESVDREKRRIALALPGVVTASDSSEAEASDYKDYMSPDAPRSLGSFGEALKAAKLGNKDGK; this is translated from the coding sequence ATGAGTGAACTGGAAGACACGAAAGTCAATGAAGTCGAAGAGGAAGAAGATTTTGCCGCAATGCTCGAAGGCTCGTACGTCGCCCCGACCAAGCTGAGGCCGGGACAGAAGATCGACGCGACCATCGTCTCCATCGCGCCCGACTGGATCTTTCTCGATCTGGGCCGCAAGGGCGAAGGGGTGATCGACCGCAAGGAGCTGCTCGACGCCGACGGGAACATCACCGTCAAGGTCGGCGACCCGCTCTCCGCCTACTTCCTGTCCTCCTCCAACAGCGAACTCCGTTTCACGCTCAAGGTTGTAGGAGGCGGCGGCAACGCCCAGATCGAAGAGGCGTTCAGAAGCGGTATCCCGGTCGAAGGGTTCGTCGTCAAGGAGATCAAGGGCGGCTTCGAGGTGAAGCTCGCGGGCGGCACCCGGGCGTTCTGCCCGTTCTCCCAGATGGGGCTTCCCCGCATCAAGGAAGAAGGCGAGTACCCCGGCAAGAAGCTTTCCTTCAAGGTCACCCAGTACGGCGAGCGCGGCCGCAACATCGTCGTCTCGCGCCGCGTGCTGCTCGAGGCCGAGCGGCAGTTGCGCCAGGAAGGGCTCAAGGACACGCTCAAGGAAGGGACGACCGTCAAGGGGACGATCACCTCGCTCCGCGATTTCGGCGCCTTCGTGAACATCGGCGACATCGAGGGGCTCATCCCGATCTCCGAGATCGGCTGGGCGCGCGTGGCCGATGTCCGGGACGTGCTGACCGTCGGCCAGGAAGTCGAGGTCGTCATCACGCAGCTCGACTGGGTCAAGGAGCGGTTCACCTTCAGCCTCAAGGCCGCGCTGCCCGATCCGTGGGACACGTCGGTCCAGAAGTTCCCCCCGGGTTCCGTCCACACGGGCAAGGTGGCCCGCCTGACGGCGTTCGGCGCTTTCGTGGCACTGGGCGACGGCATCGACGGCCTGATCCACATCTCCCGCCTCGGTGGCGGCAAGCGGATCAAGCACCCGAACGAGGTCGTGAAGGAAGGCCAGGTCGTCGAGGTCAAGGTCGAATCGGTCGACCGCGAGAAGCGTCGCATCGCCCTCGCGCTTCCGGGCGTCGTAACCGCGTCCGACTCGTCCGAGGCCGAGGCGTCCGACTACAAGGACTACATGTCCCCCGACGCGCCCCGCTCGCTTGGTTCCTTCGGCGAGGCGCTCAAGGCGGCCAAGCTGGGCAACAAGGACGGCAAGTAG
- a CDS encoding HD domain-containing phosphohydrolase, translating into MKVDVRQLILSVARAVDLVGIDDVMHGRRVAVIAVEIAKRMGWDRATQQLLFDAGLVHDCGVSSTRVHRTLVDELDWADAHLHCEKGYALLKDFPPMGHLAPIVLYHHTHWDELSKTRCDPMTALLANLVYLSDRVDVQAASCMGSESPLLAVAPIRETIARYRGTFFAPEIVDAFLTASAPEAFWLRLTQDYIPEYVAEMQQAESCRYVGYDELKRFALIIAEIVDAKSHFTKEHSLGVARLARRLAQMAGFTGERLGEIEVAALLHDIGKLQVPDEVLDSPAKLSTMERAVIMKHSYATWQILRRIGGLGEVARWASEHHESMSGHGYPFRIEGHEIPMESRIIKVADVYQALAQTRPYRRSLPAAEILTMLRGMEAENEVDGKLVDLVAANLAVCQDAAVGAPAAA; encoded by the coding sequence ATGAAGGTCGACGTTCGGCAATTGATCCTGTCGGTCGCACGGGCCGTGGATCTCGTCGGGATCGACGATGTGATGCACGGCCGCCGGGTCGCGGTCATCGCCGTCGAGATCGCGAAGCGGATGGGCTGGGACCGGGCGACGCAGCAGCTGCTCTTCGATGCCGGGCTGGTCCACGACTGCGGCGTTTCCTCGACCCGCGTCCACCGCACCCTCGTCGACGAACTCGACTGGGCGGATGCCCACCTCCATTGCGAAAAAGGGTACGCCCTTCTGAAAGACTTCCCGCCGATGGGCCATCTGGCCCCGATCGTGCTCTATCACCACACGCACTGGGACGAGCTCTCGAAGACGCGCTGCGATCCGATGACGGCGCTGCTCGCCAACCTCGTCTACCTGTCGGACCGGGTCGACGTGCAGGCCGCCTCCTGTATGGGCAGCGAATCGCCGCTCCTGGCGGTCGCCCCGATCCGCGAGACGATCGCGCGGTATCGCGGAACATTCTTCGCCCCCGAGATTGTCGATGCGTTCCTCACTGCCTCCGCTCCCGAGGCGTTCTGGCTGAGGCTCACGCAGGACTACATCCCCGAGTATGTCGCCGAGATGCAGCAGGCCGAAAGCTGCCGCTACGTGGGTTACGACGAGTTGAAACGGTTCGCCCTCATCATCGCAGAGATCGTCGATGCGAAATCACACTTTACGAAGGAGCATTCGCTGGGGGTTGCGCGGCTGGCGCGTCGCCTGGCGCAGATGGCGGGATTCACGGGAGAGCGGCTGGGCGAGATCGAGGTCGCGGCGCTGCTGCACGACATCGGCAAGCTTCAGGTGCCCGACGAAGTTCTCGACAGCCCCGCCAAGCTTTCGACGATGGAGCGCGCCGTCATCATGAAGCACAGCTATGCGACCTGGCAGATCCTGCGGCGGATCGGGGGGCTGGGGGAGGTTGCCCGGTGGGCGTCCGAGCACCACGAATCGATGAGCGGCCACGGATACCCGTTCCGCATCGAGGGGCATGAGATCCCGATGGAATCGCGGATCATCAAGGTCGCCGACGTCTATCAGGCGCTCGCGCAGACGCGTCCCTACCGGAGATCGCTGCCGGCGGCCGAGATCCTGACGATGCTGCGGGGGATGGAGGCCGAGAACGAAGTGGACGGGAAGCTGGTCGATCTCGTCGCCGCGAATCTGGCCGTATGCCAGGATGCCGCGGTCGGGGCGCCGGCGGCTGCCTGA
- a CDS encoding DedA family protein codes for MIHNVVMWLVETIGACGYTGIFLLMAMESSIVPVPSELVMPPAGYLACQGRMDLWVAILVGTAGSLVGAYANYFAARYLGRPLILKYGRYVLMPPEKFLKVELFFLTHGEISTFIGRLLPVIRHLISIPAGLSGMSHLRFTAYTLLGAGIWVTILTYIGYAIGQNQALVMSYSHRALGGVVVASALLVAVYVLIRKRKRP; via the coding sequence ATGATCCACAACGTCGTCATGTGGCTGGTCGAGACCATCGGGGCCTGCGGCTACACCGGCATCTTCCTTCTCATGGCGATGGAAAGCTCGATCGTCCCGGTCCCGAGCGAACTGGTGATGCCGCCCGCGGGCTACCTCGCCTGCCAGGGGCGGATGGATCTCTGGGTCGCCATCCTGGTCGGCACGGCGGGTAGCCTCGTCGGCGCGTACGCCAACTATTTCGCCGCCCGGTACCTGGGCCGGCCGCTGATCCTCAAGTACGGGCGCTACGTCCTGATGCCCCCCGAAAAATTTCTGAAGGTCGAGCTCTTCTTCCTGACCCACGGCGAGATCTCCACGTTCATCGGCCGCCTGCTGCCGGTCATACGCCATCTCATCTCGATTCCCGCGGGGCTATCGGGGATGAGCCATCTGCGCTTCACGGCCTACACGCTGCTCGGCGCCGGCATCTGGGTGACGATCCTGACGTATATCGGCTACGCCATCGGGCAGAACCAGGCGTTGGTCATGTCCTATTCTCACCGGGCGTTGGGAGGCGTGGTCGTCGCGTCGGCGCTGCTGGTGGCAGTCTACGTGCTGATCCGGAAGAGGAAGCGCCCCTGA